One part of the Streptomyces sp. AM 2-1-1 genome encodes these proteins:
- a CDS encoding NfeD family protein produces the protein MDAWVWWLIAAVGLGIPLVLTAMPEFGMFAVGAGAGAIVAALGGGIVAQVLVAVAVSVALVAVVRVVAARHRGDGPQFSSGIDALKGRQALVLERVDGRGGRIKLAGETWSARALDDTRSYEPGQQVDVVDIEGATAVVM, from the coding sequence ATGGACGCGTGGGTGTGGTGGTTGATCGCGGCGGTGGGGCTGGGCATTCCCCTGGTCCTCACCGCCATGCCGGAGTTCGGGATGTTCGCGGTGGGAGCGGGCGCGGGGGCGATCGTCGCCGCCCTCGGCGGCGGCATCGTGGCCCAGGTGCTGGTCGCCGTCGCCGTCTCCGTCGCACTGGTCGCCGTGGTGCGCGTGGTCGCCGCGCGTCACCGCGGCGACGGCCCCCAGTTCTCCTCGGGGATCGACGCGCTGAAAGGCCGTCAGGCCCTCGTTCTCGAACGCGTCGACGGCCGGGGCGGACGCATCAAGCTGGCGGGCGAGACGTGGTCCGCCCGCGCACTCGACGACACCCGGAGCTACGAGCCGGGACAACAGGTCGACGTCGTCGACATCGAGGGCGCGACGGCCGTCGTCATGTGA
- a CDS encoding SPFH domain-containing protein, with product MQPVIIVLIILVVLVFIALIKTIQIIPQASAAIVERFGRYTRTLNAGLNIVVPFIDSIRNRIDLREQVVPFPPQPVITQDNLVVNIDTVIYYQVTDARAATYEVASYIQAIEQLTVTTLRNIIGGMDLERTLTSREEINAALRGVLDEATGKWGIRVNRVELKAIEPPTSIQDSMEKQMRADRDKRAAILTAEGIRQSQILTAEGEKQSSILRAEGDAKAAALRAEGEAQAIRTVFESIHAGDPDQKLLSYQYLQMLPKIAEGDANKLWIVPSELGDALKGLSGAFGNLGGGMPGFDTSRPAPGKERREAPPVD from the coding sequence ATGCAACCGGTCATCATCGTCCTGATCATCTTGGTGGTGCTCGTCTTCATCGCCCTGATCAAGACGATCCAGATCATCCCGCAGGCCAGCGCCGCCATCGTCGAGCGCTTCGGGCGCTACACCCGCACGCTCAACGCGGGGCTCAACATCGTCGTCCCGTTCATCGACTCCATCCGCAACCGCATCGACCTCCGCGAGCAGGTCGTGCCCTTCCCGCCGCAGCCGGTGATCACCCAGGACAACCTGGTCGTCAACATCGACACGGTCATCTACTACCAGGTGACGGACGCCCGCGCCGCGACGTACGAAGTCGCCAGCTACATCCAGGCGATCGAGCAGCTCACCGTCACCACGCTGCGCAACATCATCGGCGGCATGGACCTGGAGCGGACCCTGACCTCGCGCGAGGAGATCAACGCCGCCCTGCGCGGAGTCCTCGACGAGGCCACCGGCAAGTGGGGCATCCGCGTCAACCGCGTCGAGCTCAAGGCGATCGAACCGCCCACCTCCATCCAGGACTCGATGGAGAAGCAGATGCGCGCCGACCGTGACAAGCGCGCCGCGATCCTCACCGCCGAGGGCATCCGGCAGTCCCAGATCCTCACCGCCGAGGGTGAGAAGCAGTCCTCCATCCTGCGCGCCGAGGGTGACGCCAAGGCCGCCGCCCTGCGCGCCGAAGGCGAGGCCCAGGCGATCCGCACGGTCTTCGAGTCGATCCACGCGGGGGACCCGGACCAGAAGCTCCTTTCGTACCAGTACCTCCAGATGCTCCCGAAGATCGCCGAGGGCGACGCCAACAAGCTGTGGATCGTGCCCAGCGAGCTCGGCGACGCCCTCAAGGGCCTCAGCGGCGCGTTCGGCAACCTCGGCGGCGGGATGCCGGGGTTCGACACCTCGCGGCCCGCGCCGGGCAAGGAGCGCCGCGAGGCGCCGCCGGTCGACTGA